One part of the Candidatus Binatus sp. genome encodes these proteins:
- a CDS encoding alcohol dehydrogenase catalytic domain-containing protein translates to MKGTVFHGPHDVRVERVDDPALKTPTDALVRITRAGICGSDLHFYEGALPIVPGFVLGHEGVGVIEEVGAGVDRLKKGDRVVVSAVPACGRCYFCRRGQPSQCAETGSATFGYGANFAGKLGSLGGEQSEAVRVPMADYTCYRLPDAIDDDAAVFLADILPTGFFGALNGNIRPGDTVAIFGCGPVGLCAVMSAKLFGPAEVIAVDSIPYRLEAARKLGALAVDTEKAPQTILDRTQGRGADVTIEAVGNESALTAAIMAARGGGTVSVIGVFGAPSFNFPIGYAFARDLTFRIGLANINAHIPELARLMETGAIDPRPLISHVMPLGDAAKGYEIFSARKDNVLKVLLKP, encoded by the coding sequence ATGAAGGGAACTGTTTTCCACGGACCCCACGACGTGCGTGTCGAGCGCGTCGATGACCCCGCGCTCAAGACTCCCACCGACGCGCTGGTGCGAATCACCCGCGCGGGAATCTGCGGCTCCGACCTGCACTTCTATGAAGGCGCTCTGCCCATCGTGCCCGGCTTCGTGCTCGGCCATGAGGGCGTCGGCGTGATCGAGGAAGTGGGCGCCGGCGTCGATCGGCTGAAGAAGGGCGATCGGGTCGTGGTCTCGGCCGTGCCTGCCTGCGGACGATGCTACTTCTGCCGGCGCGGGCAGCCGTCGCAATGCGCCGAAACCGGATCGGCTACCTTCGGCTACGGCGCGAATTTTGCCGGCAAACTCGGATCGCTGGGCGGCGAGCAATCCGAGGCGGTGCGGGTGCCGATGGCGGATTACACGTGCTATCGGCTGCCCGACGCGATCGACGATGACGCCGCGGTCTTTCTCGCCGATATCCTGCCGACCGGTTTTTTCGGCGCGCTCAACGGCAATATCCGGCCGGGCGACACGGTGGCGATTTTCGGATGCGGCCCGGTGGGTCTGTGCGCCGTGATGAGCGCGAAGCTGTTCGGACCCGCCGAAGTGATCGCCGTCGATAGCATCCCGTACCGCTTGGAGGCGGCGCGCAAGCTCGGCGCGTTAGCTGTGGATACTGAAAAGGCGCCTCAGACGATCCTCGATCGCACGCAAGGGCGCGGCGCCGACGTGACGATCGAGGCGGTCGGCAACGAAAGCGCGCTGACGGCCGCGATAATGGCGGCGCGCGGTGGCGGAACAGTGTCGGTAATCGGCGTGTTCGGCGCGCCTTCGTTCAATTTTCCGATCGGCTATGCGTTCGCGCGCGATCTCACGTTCCGAATCGGCCTCGCCAACATCAACGCGCACATCCCGGAACTCGCGCGCCTGATGGAAACCGGCGCGATCGACCCGCGCCCGCTGATAAGCCACGTGATGCCGCTGGGCGACGCCGCCAAA